The following nucleotide sequence is from Pedobacter sp. PACM 27299.
CAGGTTACTTTTACTCAAATGATAACGCTGATCCGGATTCTTCTCGAAATCCAGTTTAGCTTCCAATGCACGTACAAAATTCAGGTTGATGTTTTTATTGACCGTCAGGTAGGCATTCTGGATCGCATAATTACCATCCAGCGTCACATATAATCTCCCTTCGAACAGTAGATCGGTATTGTTACGCGGCGTAAAAGCAAGCTCTACCAGCTGAGGATTATGGTTTTTAATGGTATCCGTGATGAAAAATTTATAAAAGGTTGGGGCACTATCTGCAATCGGGCTCAGCAGTTGATTACTTACTACAGAAATGTTGTTATCATAAATATTGATGTCCTGATACATCCGGTCGAAATAGGCGGTTAAGCCCTGATTGTCTATAAAACGCTCATCAAAATTCACTCTTTTATCTGCGATAACTACTGTTTTGTTCTTTTCAGGGCTCTTCCTGAAATAGTTGTCGCTCAATTTCTCTTCCTGAAATACAGGAAGTAAGTTTTTACCACCAATTTGGGTAGAATCCTGTTCCTGGAATAAAAACTGATAATTACGGAAAACCCTTCTGTTCTTGAACTTATCAGAAAGGTTACTCAAAGAAAACTTCATCAGTTCATATTTCTGGTATTCTACGAAATTGTAGTTTTCCATTTTGTTCTTTGACTTGTTGGCGATCACTTTTCGAATCAGTTCTACTGCCGGGTTCTCTTTATTTCGATATTTCGGCTTTTTCCCTGCAGTAATCACCACCTCATTCATCAGCATTGCATCCGGCATCAGCTGAACATTGAGCACCTGCGTACCTCCGGGCTTAATGGATTTTGTCTGCGATTTATAGCCTACATAGCTAAATCTTAGCGCATTGGCTCCATCTTTTAACGTGATACTGAATTTACCATCAGCATCCGTTCTTCCGCCAAGGGTTGTCCCTGGAATGAGGTAAGAAACATAGGGAAGTGTTTCTTTTGTACTCCCATCAGTTACCGTCCCTGTGACCAGAGTTTGCTGCGCCTTTGCGGAATTAGAAAGGAAGAGTGTTAAAAATAAAATCAATAGACTGATTGGCTTCAAAAGAACCAAAAGCAAGCTTCTTTCTGTTAAAAATGGAGCTTTTAGCGTTAAGGCAGCGGGTTTTACGCTTGCTGAATATGGGTATGATGTGTGCACGTTTCCGGTTAGCTTGTGTAATCCTTAATAAACTAGGTTATGAGAGTGGACACAAATATATAGCTAACAACTGACTATCTGTACTGTTTTAGTCAGCATGAAGGTCATTAGAAGATGTTATGACATCTAAATGAAAATTCCGGAAAACTTAAAGGTTTATTTTGCGATCCAGGCTTCAGGGTTGAGTTTATTCTGACCCCTCATAATTTCAAAATGAAGCACAGGTCCATCTTCTTTAGAAGCCACAATACCAAGGGTTTGTTTGGTTTCCACTTTATCGCCTTTAGCCACACTTACCGATTTCAGATTCTGATAAATGGTGAAGTAATCGCCATGGATCAGGGCGACAATAAATGTCCCGTATAACTCTCTAACGAATAACACCTTGCCTTCAAAAACCGCCTTTACAGCAGCTCCGTTCTCCGTTAGGATATTAATCCCGTCATTGTTATAGGAAGCCTGACCTTCAGTATGGGCACCAAAGCGCTCTACAATAGAATATTGACTCACTGGCCATGGTAAACGTCCTCTATTGTTTTCAAAACCTGCAGAAAGTTTTGCCGCTTCAGGGGAAGCAGTCAGGTAACTGGAATTGGTTTTTTCTTTTACTGCAGCTACGGGACGACCTTCTGCAATTGCCTTTTGATTGGCCAGACGCTCTTCTTCTTCCGCTTTTTTTCTGGCAAGTTCGATCTCTTTCTGAATGGCATTTCTAATGGCACGGTCAATATCAGCCTGTTTTCTTTTTCTGGCTGCCAGATCCTGCTTGAACTGCTTCTCTTGTCGGCTGATTTGATTTAACATTACCGCCTGCTCAGACTTATTCTTGCTCAGTTTGACTTGTTCGTGCTCCTGCTCCGTCAGCAAAGTACTTTTCTCTTTCAAATTCTTATCGAGCACACCGATCTTATACTCTATGTTTTTTTGCGTTCCTTGTAGATAATCAGCTTGTTTCTTGCGATACTGACCAAATTGCTGCAAATATTTAATCCTTTTATAGGCCTGGTTGAAATCATCGGCCGCAAATATGAACATCATCTTTTCATAAGCATTCTGGTTCCGCTGTGCAAAGCGGATCATGCTCGCATATTCTTTCTTTAACTGCCCCAGTTGTCCTTTTAAGCTCCGTACTTCATTGCTGTTTTCATGAATCTGATTGTCCAGATTTTTCACTTCCGAGTTGATTACTGCAATTTTATTCTGCATCAAACGGATCTTTGCATTTACCGTTCTGATTTGCCCAAGCGTCAATCGCTTATTACTGGAGGTTTCATTTAAGTTTTTCTGCAGCAATTCAATTTCCCTTTGGATGGCTTCTTTATTCCTTTTCAATTCTGCACTGGTTTGTGCAAAAACAAGGGTACTGATAGAGGTAAATAGTAGAATTAAGAATAATTTCTGAAGCTTCATTGTGTATATAAGTAACTGAATACCGCAGCCCTGCCAGTGTGTTAAATTAGCAATGCGATTCTAAAACTATTGAAATCAGGGCTTAAATGCAAATTCTAAGACAAAACAATCAAAAATATCCTACTTTCGGCAATTACATGGACGAGAATAATCAACCATCATATTCCGACAAAACAGTCTTGATTGAATTGAACCATAGCTGGTTACTGGTCAAACCAAGACCATTGTAATCGATAAAAAGATAGAGCAAACCAATTCCACTGCTTACCTGTAAACGCAAGGGCTGTGCAGTTAATCCGAAATTTTTAATCAATGCTCTGGGGAATACTTCATCAAACCCGATAAAAAGCTGTTCCAGCTCAGTGAGCTGAAAATTCAGGCTGGTATCACCTTCCATATAAATCGCCTTTTCTGTTAAGGTAATTTCTCCGGTATGACGATGAAAGGGGCCTATTCCTGAAAAATGAACACCAATCTGATCAACAGCCCCTCTATTTAGCACCTCTGCTTCCGTACTCCATCTTACATTTCCAGAAAGCAATATATTTTCCATACTACGCTTTTCATAAAATTAACATTGCAGGTTATTTGTCTGCAGACTTCAATATGCTGTAAATCTGGCTGTCTAAAAACTCACCATTAAAATAGAAATCTTCCTTAAAATGAGCCTCTTTAACAAATCCCTGCTTAAGCAATACTTTAGCAGAGGCAATGTGATCAGGATCAATCATTGCGTAGATAGAATGTAAGCCCAGTTCTTCGAAACCAAACTTTTTTATCATCGCCAATGCCTCTGTAGTGATGCCTTTACCCCAAAATCCTGGAGCCAGCAAATACCCTACCTCTGCACGAAAATTGGCAAAATCAAATTTTGGAAAACCAATAAAGCCAATTAATACATCTGGTGCTTCTTTTAAAGTGATGGCCCAGCCCAGGTTTTCTTCTTTCAAAAAACCTTCATGAACCTCATCCATCAAAGTATAGATATCATTTATAGAGGTTGGTCTGGCTAATGGAACATATTTCATCACCTCTTCATCACTCCTCAATTTAAAAACAGCGAGCGCATCTTCTTTAGTCTGCTCCCTCAATAATAGCCGCTCTGTTTCCAGAACCGGCGGTCTTTCAAAATTAAAGTTCAATCCTTTATGCTTCATATTACCTGTAATTATCCTTCGCTTTACCCGCAATTGCGCTTCATTTTTACCCGCATTTTTCGTCTCCCAATATAGCAGTTTTCCAGGATTTCATTTCCCCATGTTTTTATTCTATACTAGTTTAATAGATTTTATCGCAATCTAATGTCTTGAAACCTTATCTTTGTCAAAAAAAAAGCTTCCGGGCAATGATTGAATTAAGAAATATAACAAAAACATTTTTCCAGAAAACCAGAGCGATCACTGCCCTATCCGAGGTTTCCTTAATTGTACCTGAAGGTAAAATCTTCGGGGTGATCGGAAGCTCAGGAGCTGGAAAAAGCACCCTGATCCGTTGTGTAAACCTGCTTGAAAAACCAAGCTCAGGAGCAGTAATCGTGGATCGACAAAACCTGATGGATCTTTCGCCGAAAGAACTGGCAAAAGCCAGAAGACATATAGGAATGATTTTCCAGCATTTCAACCTGCTATCCTCACGCACTGTTTTCGAGAATGTTGCTTTTTCCCTGGAATTAGACCATACCCCAAAAGCGGAGATAGAGAAAAGGGTGACTGAATTGCTTGCCTTGGTTGGTTTGGATGAAAAACACCATGACTATCCGGTAAACTTATCCGGCGGACAAAAACAGCGGGTAGCCATTGCCAGAACACTGGCCAGCAATCCTAAAGTACTACTTTGTGATGAGGCCACGAGTGCCTTAGATCCTGCAACAACCAAATCTATTCTCGCTTTATTGAAAGACATCAATAAACGGCTGAACATCACCATACTGCTCATTACGCATGAAATGGAGGTTGTTAAAGACATTTGCGATGAAGTGGCGGTCATTTCTGAAGGAAAATTAATTGAACAGGGTGCGGTGAGTGAAATATTCTCTCATCCAAAAACGGAACTGGCGAAGGCGTTCATTGCCTCTGCTTTGAGCCTGGACATCCCAGCAGACTATAAAGAGAGACTGGTTGCCTCCCCTGCAACCAACAAACGTCCATTATTGAAGCTTGAATTTACCGGACAATCAGTAGATGATCCGGTATTGTCTGAAGTTGCGCGTCTTTTCCAGATCGACAGCAATGTAATCAGTGCAAGAATGGACTATGCCGGAGGGATTAAATTTGGTGTCATGCTGATTGAAGTCTTCGGTACACAAGAAAACAGCCTTCAGGCCATAGAATTTTATAAAAGTAAAAACATTAAAGTAGAGGTAATAGGTTATGTCTGATTCAATGATTTTGCTCCTTGCTAAAGGAGCCTGGGAAACCATCGTCATGACTTTTGTTTCCGGATTTTTCGGTTTCTTAATTGGCTTACCTACGGGTGTGCTGTTATTTATGACCAGAAAAGGACAGGTTTTAGAACATAAAACCTTCAACCATACCATTTCTATTGTAGTGAACATCTTTCGTTCCATTCCCTTCATCATTTTGATCGTTTGGATGATTCCTTTCACCAGAGCATTGGTAGGTACTTCTATTGGGGTAGAAGCTGCAATTGTCCCTTTGAGCATTGGCGCTGCCCCTTTTATCGCCAGATTGATAGAAAATAGCCTGATCGAGGTTCCTGGCGGATTGGTAGAAGCTGCAAGAGCAATGGGCGCCACTCCTTTCCAGATTGTTTATAAGGTATTGCTACCAGAAGCCCTTCCTTCCATCCTCAACAGCGCATCTGTTACCCTGATTACCCTGGTGGGTTATTCTGCAATGGGTGGTGCCGTTGGTGCCGGCGGACTTGGCCAGATCGGCTATCAATATGGATATGTAGGTTACGATGTGGTAGTGATGAACACCGTATTACTCCTATTAATTGCATTGGTGTTTATCATTCAGTTTCTGGGTGATTTTATCGCTAAAAGAGTTGACCATAGGTAGTCTTTAAGGATTACCTATCAAATATGAAAAACAAATGAATACAAAAATCAAATTTATCGCGGCATTAGCCCTTCTAACGAGTTCAGTAGCCCTATTCAGCTGCAGCCGTACGGCAAAAAACGACGACCCTAACTATATCCAGGTAGGTGTAGAATCTGGTCCGGAGTATAGTTTAGCAGAAGCAGCAAAGAAAGTTGCAAAAGAAAAATACGGTCTGCAAGTTGACTTGGTGCAATTTAACGACTATGTAATGCCAAATGAGGCCCTTCAGCAAGGAGATATTGATGTCAATGTTTTCCAAAACAAACCTTATCTGGATGTACAATCAAAACAACGCGGGTATAAATTTGCGATCGTAGGAAATACATTTGTTTTCCCATTGGCAGGTTATTCCAAAAAGATCAAATCTTTATCAGAGCTTAAAGATGGCAGCACGGTGATCATTCCTAATGATGCTACTAATGGCGGAAGAGCTTTGTTGTTGATGGAGAAATTTGACCTGATCAAACTAAAAGACGGTGTTGGGCTTCTACCTACCGTAAATGACATCGTAGGTAATCCTAAAAAACTTAAAATTGTAGAGTTAGAGGCTCCGCAGCTGCCAAGGGCTTTGGATGACCAGAATGTAACAATTGCCATCATCAACAATACCTTTGCTGCACCAATTGGCTTAAGTCCTGAAAAAGATGGTTTATTTGTGGAAGCAAAGGATTCTCCTTACGTCAATAACATCGTAGCCAGAGAAGACAATAAGAACGCAGAGAAAGTATTAAAATTTGTCAAAGCATACCAAAGTTTAGAAGTAGAGAAAGCTGCACAGGAAGCCTTTAAAGGCGGTGCGATTAAAGGCTGGTAATATTCAATCAAAAATCTTTCTTATCCCTCCATAAAGCTGAAACTTTATGGAGGGATTTTTTTTGCAGTCATTAAAGCGCTTCCGCTGCTCGCTCTAAAAAATCAAAATGTTTAATGAAACTAAACATTTTAACATATACATTTAACTTTTCAATACGATTAACCAATTATAAACCACACAAATGAAAAAATCAATTATTGCCTTTTGTTTGCTTTGCGCGGGTTTGGGCGTCAATGCACAAGTAAAAAATGTGAAACATGTAGTCTTAATTGGCTGCGATGGCCTGGGTGCTTATGCCATTCCGGATGCACAAATGCCCCATCTTAAAAAGTTAATGGAAACCGGAGCTTCCAGTCTGCAGGCGAGATCTGTCCTTCCTTCTTCGAGTGCTGTAAACTGGGCCTCCATGCTTATGGGTGCCGGTCCAACAGAACACGGCTATACGGAATGGGGAAGTAAAACACCTGAAATCCCTTCGGTAACGACCACTAAGTATGGTATTTTCCCTTCTATTTTTAGTGTCATCAGAGCGCAGAAGCCGAATGCAAAAACCGCAGTTATTTATAGCTGGCCAGGAATTGGTCCATTGGTAGAAACAGATGCCATCAGTATTGTCGTTCCCGGAAATGATAAAGATGATTTTTGTGCAGACACGACTGCATCGATTATAAAAAGAGAAAAACCATACTTCACTTTCGTTCATTTTGATGAACCAGACCATACTGGTCATGAAATTGGCCACCGTACTCCGGCTTATTATGAGCAATTGAAAAAAGTAGATGAAAGGATCGGAAAAATCGTGCAGGCGGTAAAAGATGCTGGAATTGAAAAAGAAACGATCATTATTGTTTCTGCTGATCATGGAGGTACTGGTAAAGGTCATGGTGGTAAAACACTGGACGAAGTACAAATTCCATGGGTGATTAATGGTGTTGGAGTGAAGAAAAATCACCAGATCAAGGATATTATTATCACTTATGATACCGCAGCAACATTGGCCTGGATTATGGGATTAAAAGCTCCGCAAAGCTGGAGAGGTAAAGCAGTGAGCGATAGTTTCAGCAAATAAAAACATGTAATTCATGAATAAAACCAGCATTTAATGAATAAAACGGAGCAGGGTTTACCCTGCTCCGTTTTTCAATTCTCTACCGTATTTGTACGCTTCCTCACCTCTTCCGTATCTCTGTTGCTGATTCTATTCTTTATCGCTCCTCCAAAATTATAGCTGAATGAGAGTCTGCCGATCCGGGTCTCAATTTTATTTTCCCATACCTGATGGATTGCCCCAGAGTTTTGGCTGTACCTGGATTTGTAGCTCTCAAAAATATCGGTCACATTAAAGGCCAGCGTCCCTTTATTTTTGAAGAGCTTCTGACTCAGCCCTGCGGTGAAAATAAAAGAAGGATCGTTGATCAGGTTACGCTCCTGAAATTTCCCATTATAAATCAATAAAAACAACAAAGAGAATTTTTTCGTCAGTGAAAAGACCTGATAGGAATTGGCCCTAAATCCTGGAATCCCGGCACTATTCAATTCATACCCATTAAACTCCGCCTTATAAGTCCGCTGGTTATAACTGAGCACGATTGAATTGTACCAGCAGATATTGATTTGTTTATTGTAAGCCACATGGGCAGAAAAATACTGCGTATACCTGTTGTTCTCTGGTCTGGTACTGACCATGTCATTATCCTCATAAATCCTGGAAAAGGAGGTAAAATCATTTTTAGTATAAGTGTAGGCAATGGTCCCATAAAGCGCGTTCTTATGGCTATAGGTTAATGAGGCATGGTAAGCAACTGCGGGTTTCAGCTCCGGATTTCCCTGCAAGTAATGATTAGCGTCAAGGATCCTGATCAAAGGATTAAGATTCTCATAAGTAGGCCTGTTGATGTTCTTATTTAAAGTCAAATTCAAGGTATGATGAGCATTGAGCCTGTAATCCAAATTAAGCGAGGGGAACAGCTGAAAATATTGACGGTTGGTATTCATATTCAGTTCAGACTGTAATCCATTCCCCACCGTATTTTCCCCACGCAGTCCTATTTGATAAGAAAACTGCTTCCCATCCTGACTAAAAGTGGTATATACCGCGTTGATCATTTCTGTGTATTTGAAATGATCATTTTGCGTTGGATCCAAAATATTCATTCCTGCGCTTTCTCTGAAAAGCTGGTTCTCATTATCAGACCTGACAAAACTTGTTTTCAAGCCCAGTTCTATTTTGCGTTTTGATCCAAAGGGATGCGTATAATCTACTTTTGCGGCATACATCTTGTATTTTCGATCCTGATCCAGAAAAGATTTGAAGGTGTTCAGGGACATTGAATGGCTGCTATAGCTCAGGTTGGTATTGTTGTTTCCCGTCCGACTGTCATAATCATACCAATCAAAATCTGCGGTCAGTTCTTTTCCCAAAGTATCAATTTGTCGTAAAAAATGCAGACTGTAAGAAGAATTCATCGTTTTTGTGCGCTGTTGGGTTAAAAACAACTCTTGTTCATCAGCAGATTGATCTACCAATAAAGGAGAGGATATCGCATCTTTATGAAAACGCTGGATATTTTGAATCGTCGTAAAAGAAAGTGTTGATTTCCTGGAGAGGTAAAAATCCAGTCCAAGTGTTGGGATGTAGATCCGATTATTCCTTATACTTTTAATTCCTGAGCCGGTTTGATCCCCTTTCTGACCATTGATATCCAGGAAATCAGTGATCACATTCGTATCAAAGTAGTATTTATTGTAGTTGTAATTGGTATTTAACAGTACATTAAAATCCTCTCCTTTGTAATTCAGGTTTAATCCGCCTACTTGCTTCCCATACGCTCCTTGTCCGATGTTGGCAAAAACGTTTCCATTTAATCCAGCCTTATAGTTTCTTTTTCTAATGATATTGATAATCCCGGAGCCGGCTGCGGCCTCATACTTAGCTGAAGGGTTGGCTATCAATTCAATCTTTTGAATACTGGCCGGTGACATCCCTTTGAGTAAGCCGGCAAGCGCGTCTGAGCTCAAAGGAGTCGCTTTCCCATCGATATAGATCTGAATGACCCTCCCGTTCAAACTAATCTGATCATTAATCGGGTTAACCTGTACACCGGGTAGTTTGTTCATGACTTCCAGGATGGAAGGACTGGATTGCAGTTGATCGTCAATGTTGACAATAATTTTATCTGCTCTTCTTTCTATTAATGGAGGCCGACCTGTAATGGTAACTTCTGAAAGGCTTTTTGAAGATGGAATGAGCAGTATCATTCCTATATCAATTAAAGTGTTCTTTTGATCGATAGTCAATCCTCTTTTTTTTAAATCTTCGTATCCCATGGCTTTAATTTCCAGCAGGTACTTTCCCTCTTTTAACCCGGCAATAAAGAAAGTACCATTTTCTGCTCCTACCTGACGCTTATAAATCAGGCTATCGGTTTCCAGTCTAAGAAATATAGAGGCAAAAGGGATAGTGACTTTATTTTCATCCAGCAGGGTTCCTTTAATGCTTCCTGAAAGTACATTTTGGGCGGAGGTCGTATCACTACAAGCCATAAAAAACAAGATAGTGAGGTAGTGAATGATTTTTCTTAATGAGTTGAGCATAAGCGTATATGGTAAGTCTATAAGGTTTATAGGCTCAAACATACAACTAAGTTAATAGTTATACAACTAATCAAGTAGTTTTATTACTAATTGCTTAGTTTCAAAACCAAGTAATCAGTTCTTCTACTAAAGAACAAGCTAAAATCACAAAACAATCAATGGATAGCATATCCACAACAGATACCCAGCATTTCAGCTACCGATGTCCAGCCCATCCACAACATTAACCAACCAGCCTGCCACATCCCAACAAACAATCAACGTTTAAAATTCAGTCTAATATCATGCTTAATCCTAACAGGAGTACCATTTTGCTTTCCAGGAATCCAATTTGGAGAGTTGCTGATCACCCGTATTGCTTCTTTATCTAACGCAGGACTGATCCCCTTTTTTACTACAACTTCCGTAATGGCCCCATCTTTTTCCACTACAAAAGAGACGATTACGCTACCTTCCAATCCTTTGTTAAACTCCGCTTTCGGGTATTTGGTCTCTGCAATCAGATATCCTGTAAATTTGGATAATCCACCTGGAAATTCCGCTCCATAATTATCTGCATCTTTTCCTTTCTGCTCATTTTCCTTTTCTCCATCATCTTGTTTTACATTATCTTCTTTTCCAAATTCAGCAGGAGCAGTTTTCTCTTTCAGCCGACTCGCAATCTTAACCTGGCTTTTAGTCTCTTTTATGGCGGAAGAAAAGAATAGCAAACTGGAAAGCAAGGGAACCAGCCATAGGTATTTCCATAAAGCTCGTTTGTCAGATCTTTCTCTCTGCAGCATGAGTAGTCTCTTTTTAATCTCCGACTGGCGGAGAAAAGAGTTTGTCAGATCCGGACTTAAGCCCATCGCTTTATGCAGTAACAGCAATGCGTAATTCCTTTTACTGCCTTCAAACTCGGCCGCAGCCTCATCTGCCAGGTACTCATGGATATTTTTAATGCTTGACTTGTATAAATAAATAACCGGGTTAAACCATAGCAGCACTGCTGCAAGCTCCATCAATAAAACATCTATGCTATGAAATTGCCGAATATGAACTTCTTCATGTCGGTTAATCATTTCAAAATCCGGGAGCGCAGAATCTATCCGCTTAAAACCGAAAAAAGAAAAGGCCTGCCCTGTTTGAGGATTCTCCAACCTACTTTTCAGGATCCACAATTTATACAGGAACCATAGCATCGAAAGCATTGCCCCAAGAAAATACAGTCTATAAGTCCATTGCATCCAGTCGAAATCTGTGCCTGCTCCAACCCTGCCTTGTACTACTACATCCAACATTTTTGATTGCAGCTCCCTACTGACCGAACTTCTGCTCAGCCATTCAAAACGAAGAATTGCTGAGAAAAGCGCAAAACACAGGGTACTGATCAGGTATACCCTATTCCATAAGAAAAATGTTTCCTTGTAAAGGAACAGTCTATAAAATGAATAAAAAACAAGGAGGCAAAAATTGCTTTGGAACAAGAAGACGGCTAAACTCATCAGGCTAATCTTTGATATGGTCTATAATTTTCAGGAGTTCATCTACTTCCTTCTTATTCATTTTCTGCTCCTTCATGAAAAAAGAAAACATATCCTGAATAGAATTCTCAAAATAATCCGTCAGCAATTTCTGGGCTTGATAGCGGGTATAGTCGACTTTACTAATGAGTGGAAAATATCGGTGTGTTCTACCGAAAGCTTCATAACCAATTAAACCTTTTCCTTCCAGAATCCTGATGATGGTAGATGTGGTGTTATAAGCAGGCTTAGGCTCTGGCAATTCCGCAATCAACTCTTTTACAAATGCTTTATCCAGCTTCCAAAGCAGCTGCATCAGCTGTTCTTCTGCTTTTGTCAAGTCCTTAACTTCCATTTTGATGAATTAGCAAACGAGTAAACTTATGTTTAAAGTTATAACTAATTTCTTAGGTACAAGATATATCCCTAAGAAATTTTCGCTTAAGCGTGTTCTTTTTCAAAGAAATCTGCATAAAAATCAGGGATCGGGCTATTGCGAATTCCTACAATGGTTTCTTCCATTGGGTAGGCTACTTTTCGAATCACAGGTTTCAAAGCCTGAATTCCAGAAATACCGGCGATACTTTCTAATTGCAGGTAAGCTGCTTTTCTGTCTTTTTCTTTTGAACGGCCTACAGATCCTGCATTGATCATTAATTTCGGTTGCTGGTTATTGGATCCTGGCAGATACCGGAGGTAAGAAAGGTGGGTATGTCCTGATAGGATGACATCCACCTGCTCCTGCTCAAACAGCTGGCGAAGCCTGCTTTCATCGGCATCTTCATAAAGATACTCTTCATTGCTATTAGGGCTGCCGTGAACCAATAAAATATGCAAACCTTGCAGTTCAATTTTCAGTGTGGCAGGTAATGTGGACAAAAAAGCTTTGTTGGCGGCTGTAATGTCCTGCTTTGTAAAATTAATTGCGGCTAAACGTGCTTTTTGTTCTGCTAAACTGTGTTTGGAGAGTGAATGAACTGGATGATCAAAAGCGATGCGCTCATCGTGGTTCCCCATAATGGTAGGAATATTCAGTTCTTGAATCAATTCAATTACTTCATTATGCCATGGTGCAGCATCGGTTAAATCTCCAAGGCAATAGACCTGATCTGGTTTAAATGAGCCTATATCTTCTAATACTGCTTTTAGGGCTGGTAAGTTGGCATGTATGTCGCTAATGATGGCTATTTTCATTGGAGTACTGTAGCTGATTTCTATTGAATTGCAATAGCATAAAGATCGTCTTGAAGGGCAATTCAATTGTTGTACTATTCAGGGAAAAGTTGGTATAAATGAATTAACCTGCGTCTAAATCCTGTTCATTGCGGATTTTATGTACAAAACCCGCAAGTTCCCTTGTATAGTTATCCAGCATAATTGCCGATTCCTTGATCCCTTCGACAATAATTTTCAGGTCTTCGGGAGAATTACGGGAATCGTCAATCAAATCAGATAAACCCAGAATTTTCACCACTGGCTGCCTTAATTCATGAGAAATTTTAAACAGCATCTCTTCCATAGCATTGACTTGACCTTCTCTATCTTTTTCTTCTTTTTCTTTTCG
It contains:
- a CDS encoding outer membrane beta-barrel protein — encoded protein: MLNSLRKIIHYLTILFFMACSDTTSAQNVLSGSIKGTLLDENKVTIPFASIFLRLETDSLIYKRQVGAENGTFFIAGLKEGKYLLEIKAMGYEDLKKRGLTIDQKNTLIDIGMILLIPSSKSLSEVTITGRPPLIERRADKIIVNIDDQLQSSPSILEVMNKLPGVQVNPINDQISLNGRVIQIYIDGKATPLSSDALAGLLKGMSPASIQKIELIANPSAKYEAAAGSGIINIIRKRNYKAGLNGNVFANIGQGAYGKQVGGLNLNYKGEDFNVLLNTNYNYNKYYFDTNVITDFLDINGQKGDQTGSGIKSIRNNRIYIPTLGLDFYLSRKSTLSFTTIQNIQRFHKDAISSPLLVDQSADEQELFLTQQRTKTMNSSYSLHFLRQIDTLGKELTADFDWYDYDSRTGNNNTNLSYSSHSMSLNTFKSFLDQDRKYKMYAAKVDYTHPFGSKRKIELGLKTSFVRSDNENQLFRESAGMNILDPTQNDHFKYTEMINAVYTTFSQDGKQFSYQIGLRGENTVGNGLQSELNMNTNRQYFQLFPSLNLDYRLNAHHTLNLTLNKNINRPTYENLNPLIRILDANHYLQGNPELKPAVAYHASLTYSHKNALYGTIAYTYTKNDFTSFSRIYEDNDMVSTRPENNRYTQYFSAHVAYNKQINICWYNSIVLSYNQRTYKAEFNGYELNSAGIPGFRANSYQVFSLTKKFSLLFLLIYNGKFQERNLINDPSFIFTAGLSQKLFKNKGTLAFNVTDIFESYKSRYSQNSGAIHQVWENKIETRIGRLSFSYNFGGAIKNRISNRDTEEVRKRTNTVEN
- a CDS encoding M56 family metallopeptidase, with protein sequence MSLAVFLFQSNFCLLVFYSFYRLFLYKETFFLWNRVYLISTLCFALFSAILRFEWLSRSSVSRELQSKMLDVVVQGRVGAGTDFDWMQWTYRLYFLGAMLSMLWFLYKLWILKSRLENPQTGQAFSFFGFKRIDSALPDFEMINRHEEVHIRQFHSIDVLLMELAAVLLWFNPVIYLYKSSIKNIHEYLADEAAAEFEGSKRNYALLLLHKAMGLSPDLTNSFLRQSEIKKRLLMLQRERSDKRALWKYLWLVPLLSSLLFFSSAIKETKSQVKIASRLKEKTAPAEFGKEDNVKQDDGEKENEQKGKDADNYGAEFPGGLSKFTGYLIAETKYPKAEFNKGLEGSVIVSFVVEKDGAITEVVVKKGISPALDKEAIRVISNSPNWIPGKQNGTPVRIKHDIRLNFKR
- a CDS encoding BlaI/MecI/CopY family transcriptional regulator, with amino-acid sequence MEVKDLTKAEEQLMQLLWKLDKAFVKELIAELPEPKPAYNTTSTIIRILEGKGLIGYEAFGRTHRYFPLISKVDYTRYQAQKLLTDYFENSIQDMFSFFMKEQKMNKKEVDELLKIIDHIKD
- a CDS encoding metallophosphoesterase family protein, yielding MKIAIISDIHANLPALKAVLEDIGSFKPDQVYCLGDLTDAAPWHNEVIELIQELNIPTIMGNHDERIAFDHPVHSLSKHSLAEQKARLAAINFTKQDITAANKAFLSTLPATLKIELQGLHILLVHGSPNSNEEYLYEDADESRLRQLFEQEQVDVILSGHTHLSYLRYLPGSNNQQPKLMINAGSVGRSKEKDRKAAYLQLESIAGISGIQALKPVIRKVAYPMEETIVGIRNSPIPDFYADFFEKEHA